The Altererythrobacter sp. ZODW24 genome window below encodes:
- a CDS encoding DNA/RNA non-specific endonuclease: MVNDPFQMQPELRYGAPVCDQILTGRYSSIGYSWYFRQAKWALEIVNRNRELVADLPDVERLDNFRADTRIPARFRASLRAYKGSGFDRGHLIASANQDLQNIQNSETFLLSNMSPQHPDLNRRLWRELEEGIRELDAKESTLETYVLTCPIFYFGETVETIGENSQDFGIDVPVPHAFVKSVLAENKRGKLKLWTFEMKNKRVDGELKDYLVNTYDMEQIVGGRFWDRISGGDLHEQKSTIPKMW; this comes from the coding sequence ATGGTGAACGATCCTTTCCAGATGCAACCGGAGCTGCGTTATGGTGCGCCGGTGTGTGATCAGATTTTAACCGGCAGATATTCGTCGATCGGCTATTCGTGGTATTTTCGGCAGGCCAAATGGGCGTTGGAAATCGTCAACCGAAACCGTGAACTTGTGGCTGATCTTCCTGACGTTGAACGGCTCGACAATTTTCGTGCTGATACTCGTATTCCTGCTCGGTTTCGGGCAAGTTTGCGTGCCTATAAGGGCAGCGGGTTTGACCGAGGGCATTTGATCGCCAGCGCCAATCAGGATCTGCAAAATATCCAGAATAGCGAGACGTTCCTATTGTCGAATATGTCGCCGCAGCATCCTGATTTGAACCGCCGGCTGTGGCGTGAGCTGGAGGAAGGCATCAGGGAGCTTGATGCCAAGGAGAGCACGCTTGAAACGTATGTTCTGACTTGCCCGATCTTCTACTTTGGCGAGACGGTTGAAACGATTGGCGAGAACAGTCAGGACTTCGGTATTGATGTTCCGGTTCCCCATGCCTTCGTGAAGAGCGTGCTGGCGGAGAACAAGCGCGGCAAGCTGAAGCTGTGGACGTTCGAAATGAAGAACAAGCGGGTGGATGGCGAGCTGAAGGACTATCTGGTGAACACTTACGATATGGAGCAGATCGTCGGCGGGCGTTTCTGGGACCGGATTAGCGGCGGCGATCTGCACGAGCAGAAGAGCACGATTCCCAAAATGTGGTGA